The genomic interval CACTTGTATCAACCACCTTTAATATGGACTTTGTTTCACTTCTGGAAAGGTTCCCCTTGATATACAAAATGGCTTCAATTTGTTTGGTCCTGTAAATAAGAAATAATTATTGTAATATAATTTAAAGAGCCAAACAcataaaaactaaacaaaacatcCATTAATCCTTGAGATGTCCTTTCCTGTTAAAATTATGCAATTCTGAGAGGTAAACCTATTTCTGTCAACTTCAAGAGTTGTCAGCCAGTTCTTCAAGAGTCTTGACTGTCCAATTTTCCTGATTATTTAGCTTTTACACCCATAGTTTCTATAAAATTAGGCAGGTTTAAGGATATATGATGGAGTACTCTATAATATGCCATGATGACATTGTTTCAGATTGTACTAATAGGCAGCACTCTCAATTTGGTGGAGGTGGGTGCACAATTCCACTGGGGGCTGACTGGACCCCTCCAAAAATACACTTGTATTAGAAACAAGGTTGGACAGCACTCTGAAAACTTTTGAGCTTGCATATATTTAGTAGGAACATGAATCTATGTACTGTATAGCATAATACAAAGAATAAGCACCGCATATATTGCTTTTTTAGAGTACAAACAATATTGCATTTGGGCAGAATGGCATGGTAGTTTCTGAAAGGGTTAATCAGTGTGACGTAAAGCCACCATTCCCAGCCAGAGACTAGGTCAATCTTATGAAGGTCATGATATTCTTTTGATTTCATCTGGGTGGAGCCGTCTCTTAGAATTTCCTAAGTTACAACTGTGCCAGATAGAATGAAAGACAATTGTGATACTAAATGATCATTGATAACAAAGCCTGAAGTGTGATTCATTCTCCAGTGAGGAAAGCTGTCATTTACGAATTGTATGAGAATAACATCATGTTTTACTTCCAGGAAATAGCTGAATTCTGGAGAAGTTTAGTATAATTGCAGGACCATCTGGAACAAGTTATTGGCATTCCAGAGTCTCATTTCACATGGTCACTTTAATGACTTGCTCATAAAGGTTTATGCACATTACTAATGTGATAGTTTTCTAAGGAAAATTAAGTTGATTACATTTGACCAGCACACgtttctcctgaaatactctgtgctcctGTTTCTGTGCTTTAATCACCTCTTTACAAGGCTTTGCCCCCTAGACCTGTCCGCACTAACATCACCTAGAGTGAAAAGGTCACTGACCCCCCACACTACTTGCACTATATAAGCCTCAGTCTGTGACCTCCTAGAAGATCATCACACTTTtcttaaatactctgtgctgctggaaatCCTACTCTTACTACTGTCTAATTTTTAATCAGTAACCTCCTTCAAGATCTGCAAAATCTTCTGAAATATTCTGTAATCCTCTTATGAAATACTCTGTGCCGCTGTGAACACTGGTGTTTATTCTATGTAACTGGTACTCTTTTACCTATAATAAGATCAGTAcactcctctctcctctcctgaaatactctgaaAAGCAATTTCTCTGTACTAAGAATATAATCAATATTAGCAAGGACCATCGTGTATTATTCTCACCGAATATCTGGATAATCTTCAACCAGCGTGGCTACTTCAAGTTGAATGGCGCTCACATCCTGAAGACGTATAATCTCTGCCACTTTAAGTATCACTGGCTTTAACCATTCCTCTTCTGACTTCTGTaaataagaagaaaaaaatcatTCTTCTACTGTGTCACTGCAATTCTACtggatacattgttacattgcaGCAAGtagcatataataataataataatatagatttCTTTCAAAGTGAAATCCAACAATCCAGAATAAATCAATATGGGGGACTCCACCATTTATGAGGTCTATCTGCCCTAATAATAGAATACAAGGACAAGGGATACCTTCATGAGGCTATGCCTtcagacggaggatacgctgtctgattttgaacgtgtagacgTGTACACGtgtacgtgtgctccccatagaaatgaatgggctgctttttcccattcatttctatggggagcgctcgtatgccagctcccatagaaagcagtgggacctgctttaaacgctgctcaTTAGGAATGTCTACACAttcaaaatcagacagcgtatcctccgtctgaaggggcccttatatgtATTTCCTATTTCTCATGTCTCCGAGTGGTAGCCCCTCTATTGAGTAAGTAATAATCCTCAGGAATGGAATGTAAGCCTGGAGTCAATAAAGGAGCGTCCTCCACATAACTGTATGCAATTGAAGCTGAATCGTTGTATAATGTTCCATTTCCTTATCAACTtttgagacacatgggggtgggCTGTGGGATGTGGGTGGAAATAGCACTGAGAAAGCAAAAGCTTTACAATTACACTTCTTCACATGAGGTGGAGACAGAAGTAACTTGAAATTCTTGGGCCTCAAAGATAAATAATGGGGCTACCTACCTTGTGCTAGTGTACCCTTACCAGCCTTGTGCCAGTGTACCCATACCTATCTGTGCCATTTAAAATagtgtatattttatgtgacaaagggacctttggggcctaCTATGAGTACAGGGCCTGGTTGAGACTGGTAGCTACGCCCCTGGACCATGGAGAGGAACACATAGTCTACATCAGGTTTCAACCCTCTGTACAATTATCTGAAAAGCTGTCTAGCTACCGCAGCTAAGGGCTTTTCATATAATATATTGTTGAGATTGGTCGAATATGTTAAGATACCTTAACACTACAGTTATTAACAGACGCGTGATGTCAGTTTTTATAATGGACGCCACACGACAGCATTAAATTTAATGTCAGTGAATAGAGATTGTTACAAGCTgtcaaaatatcagtcatgtcctatttttgtccattttcacatctCCCTGCATATATTCACATGTATGGggggggatccatgaaaaacgGGGTCCTTCAGGTGCTAGACTGATGTGAAAAATACCATTTTGTACCTTGGTCATCTGGATAACTGGATTGCAAAAGTGTACATGCACATTAAGATAATAAAGTTAGATGATCCTTAACAGCTGTATGTGTTACTTACATGAGCATCACAGAATTCATTGATGAGGTGGGCATTCTCATTGATCTGACTAGCCAATGTCTGCAGCTGCACTGCATTCTTATGACTGACTTTTTTCTTTAGGAGTCTTGTAAGATATTCTTTCACCAGATGCTTATGAATCCTTGCTATCATATCCTGAGACAATTAAGAACATATGAGTAGTTAGTAAGGGGTATAGTCTGGTACACTTGGTGGCATTGCTGGAGAATGTTCTACTTCATTGATACAAATTCAGGTTCTGTTATATATTATAAAGACTCCCACCTTGTAGCATGGTGGACACAGTGTCTTGAAGCCAGACACGGATTTCTCGGTGATCTTTAAAATGTCCTGCATGGCTTGGTAGCTGCACAAAGAATTGCTTTGAGACATTTTCCTGAATTGTGCCTAGacagatgaaaaaaaacaaaattgattCAATaagtaaaatgcaaaaaataaaacttttttttaacttagaaactgtttttattgtattttgtttaGTTGCATGATTATGTCACAATTTACCTTGAGTTCCAGAAAGAGTTCCTGAAACAAAGCTGTATATATAAGGTCTTCACACTGGAGAATGATAGACAACATCTGCTGCTGCTTTGACAGATCGAACTTTGTGTCTTTTCTTTCAATAAATTCTCTGAAACAGAAATCAATTACAAattcaatataaaatataaaacaaaaaatatgtttaaGACTGCAGCCCCACATTATGAAAACATAGCATTTTACCTGTAgagcggatgggattctggctaaacccatccacacattgcagaaaaaattctgcaatggaaaaattgcattttcaaaaacactcatgtttttgaaaatcgcagtaggtcaattatacctacagaaatatgGCGTTTTCCATATTGGTATAACTAGGGTAGAAAATCTACAGATGAAGACTCACTATGTGGGACATTAGCCTTACAGTAAAAGAGGATGACATATGATCAAGCTACGATTACATCTCCCTCAAAAGTTATCACCCAATTTTCCCAGCTCCTAAAAGGCAAATTTGCCTATGTATAAAATTATACATGCTTctactgtatatcactgtaaaTAAGTCATAACTTTACCTGAAATGGAAGCAGCAGTTTAGGTTGGTAATACCAATCTCTCGATAGAAGGGATGTGTCTTATTTTTCTCAAAGAATTCCTCGAGACTGGTCATATatctaaataaaaagaaaatattgGTGATGATTTATTGATGAAGAAGAGACAGAAATGTGAGAGAttttcctggggcggtcacatgaaccCTATGGCACAAAAGCCGAATAAGTATTTTTGGTAAATAAAGTAATTTAGAAAGAAGGAGGGGGTGGAAGTTCATAGCTAGAAGATAGATTtatcctagacaatccctttaatggacaTTATCTCTTCTCAGGTGCTCTAAAAGTTCAATTCTCACCAATCATGTAGTCATGTAATATCCATGGTATACCATTACTTCATAAGTTAGGAATACCCATTTAAAAGAACATTCCAGATCAAGATAAGGATCATAGAGAGTGAGCATAAGACAGAGATTGGTGTTCTTTGAGTCATGTTCCATTCCCTTGGGTACTGCACTCGTCATAACACAGCACACCACTTTTGTCTGTAGTGTTCCTTTAAGTTATTAGAAGTATCAGGATCATATCAATGGGCAAATGAATCTTATACTTTACTAAAAATCTCACTTGTACCCCATCTTATATGgccatatgtaatataatttGAGCATGAATCTACcttataaaaatgttttaaacCTCATTAGATACACAAATCCCTTTAGCCCACCCCCAATGAGAGTTACGAGAAAGAACCCATGACACTCCCTTCAATCCGACAccacaaatcccagcatgccttGCCAGATAAAGCAGACACCTGTTGGTACCTATTTTTGTCATAATACCTGACTAGCGATAATACACAAGGATCTGCTCGGTATTTGTTTTCTGTTCTCTTGCCAGATAAAATGTCATGTTAATAGATACCCTTTGTTCCTAATGAATAATTAATTTAccttttcaaaaatgcttgcatttCATGAGGAAGTAAGCAAGATACTTTTTCCACCATCTCCTTCTTTATCTCTCCTGCTCTCTTGATTCCTCCATTGTAAATCTGCAAATAATATATGCAATACCTCAGTAAGAGTATTCCCACTGCTTGTTCTTTGGGAACTTGAGGGGCATTTAGTGGTTTGAATTGGTAAATATACAGGGGGACATTATTTACCTGGACTATATCAATGTGTAATTCAGAATGGTGGCAATCTCCTAGTAGCTCCGGTTCTTTCTCACTTCTCCAGCGATCAACCTCCATGTCCAAACTTTTGTTCATATATCTCTTCACAGAGTCCTTACAGGGTGAAATAGAAAACAAGGTTACCTTCTTTACTGAATGCACAGCAGATATTATACATGTAAATGTTAGGtgatatatattaatatacagtTTTAAGGAAAGGGCATGTAAGTACTGGACCCTCCTGTACTAGGATAGGAGGTAAACAAGCACTAAGGACGTACTTGATTTTGATTAAATTATGAGGTCATAAGTGTGATGAAAAGCTTGACGAAGATaagtatttactagagatgagcgagtagtattcgatcgagtaggtattcgatcgaatactacggtattcgaaatactcgtactcgatcgagtaccactcgctattcgaatggaaaagttcgatgcagaaccagaattgattggccgaatgctatagagtcggccaatcaatgctggttcttctcctacctttagaagtcttctccgtgcagcttccccgcggcgtcttccggctctgaattcactctgccaggcatcgggcctactgcgcatgtccgcttgtagtgtgggcatgcgcagtcggctctgccaaggcccaatgcctggcagagtgaattcagagccggaagatgccgcggggacgctgcaaggagaagacttctcggaggatccagcccaaccctcactcgtggacttggtaagtataatttgatcgaatgttgtctacccctgaaacgagcattttccccccatagactataatagggttcgatattcaattcgagtagtcgaacattgaggcgctactcgaaacgaatatcgaatctcgaacattttactgttcgctcatctctagtatttaccccTTTTATTGGCAGAACACTTGTCTATAATCTAGGAAGAGGAAAGATGATAAAAAAGGATATATACTCACTATTTCATATACAACATAATTGGCTTCAAACTGCCTGATAATGTGAGGGGGGAGAAGATTGTTCAGGTAGGAGTCATCGAAATGTCCAGTCAATACTGGATCCTTCAAGATCATGCTGGAATAGAAAAGTTTCTATTATTAAACATTGCTGAAGAAGTTGGTTATACGTCTAGAGAACAATACGTACATTATGTGGTCTTTATTTAAAGGAACTATTCAAGAAAAAGTAAGTACACGCCTTTATTGAAGTTCTGCCATTAACAATGACATCATGAATACTTTACTCAAGATCAAGATCAATCTTCCAAATACaggcatttaaaaagtaaaaaaaaaaatctcggcCAAGGATCTGACCCTCTCATGAGCAACGATGCTCACGGAAGAGCAGCCAAGGGAAAGTCTGTTCTGGCTGTGTGAATTCATGCAATCTTATGTGGTCTTATGAAAACATTGATAGCTATATGCTCAATTGCTTTCTTAGAACATATCACATGGTCAGCTATAGAGCACCTTATTAGTTATACTTACTTTGGATAAAAGTTATGCACCCAACACAAGAGGTAGTAAGTATCTTCATCTGCTAATTGATATTCTGTTACCGTTTCCATTGTTGATACCAGAAACCGATGATAATATTGGGCATAAGTGTTGCACACATTGAAGTCCTTAGGGTAATGTTTCTCCAGATGGGTAATCACATGGGTCAAGTCTTGTTTTATAATTTTTCCAACAGTAAGAAAATTTTGAGACACGGAAGAagtagaagaggaagaagaagaggaaggagatGTGGAACTATTGGATGAAACCTCAGACAAGATAACAACTCGTTCACTCACAGACAACTTTATGTAGTTCTCCCATTTGTTCTTCCATTGCTTTGGTCGTGAGCTATTCGTGGAGTCACTGTCTACACCATATTTAGCATCTTCTTTTTCTTGTTCCACAATGGCATTTACTGCTTGAGAcagcaaatctccatttgtttcagTGATTGAGTCTTTTATAACTTGAAATACTGCATCTTCTAGCTTCTTATAAAGAGCTTCAATTTCCTTGGCTTTGTCTTCTAGAAGAAGATCCTTGGCAATCTTGTGCTCTAGATCCACCAAGTTCTTGGTGGCATCCAACAACTGATTTTTCTCAATTTGTTCTTTTATGTCTTCAACTAAAAGCAAAAAAGACAACTGAGTTATAAGTGGACAAAaattattttgctaatttttgcaTACTTTTTGAGAAAAACATTAGATCCACTCTTATTATATATCACCACTGCAGTATGTGATTTATCCCAGATCACTGCCAATAAATATGAGATGTTGCAACAAACATAATATTACAGACACCTGCTAATAATCTCTGTTTAAGGATGATAATACCACGGTGTATGACAAAAAACTGATGCCAGGTTTCAGAACCTAACGAGAATACTGATAATTTATATTATTGTGTCATGTATATTTAATTACTTGTCTTTACTTGGTGCTCAAGAATGCTCATCAGAAAAAGCCAACATGGCGTGACTTAACATGACCATGACAATTCCTAATGCCATGACCGTAACAATTAGGTTTTGTCACAAGGCCCAACTATACCATAGATTTATATTGATAATAGTAATGTTCTGACTGTTGAAACACCAACACCAGTCACACCACAGTGCAATGAATACACCAATTAACATTAATGATAGTTTATGTCCGCACCTAAATTTATTCATAAAATATCTGCTGTATCTTTGATAGTCATCATGATCTTCTCAGAAGTTCACATGTAATGGTTCTGCTCCCTGTAACTTCAGAAGGACCATTCAATATTCCACCAACCTCAACAATATAATAATCCAAGGAATTCCAGAAATCCTGGCCCGCTGATGTACCCCGATCACCATGGTATGCCCTACCTGTTATCTCCTTATTTGTCTCAGCAGGTTCTTCATGATGTTGTCTTGGTCTATTGGGTGACAGGGACTTGAATATGCCTTTGAAGAAGCCATTTTTCTTCTGACCTTTGTCTGCACTGCTTATTTTCTTTCCAGACATGTTATCTGGTGTGGCTAGTTGTGCCACCGCAGCAATTGTGGATTTAATTTTCTTCATGTATAGAAATACAACTACAACAAGAGGAAACAAAAAGCTGAAGATGGGTTAAAGTTGCCTAAACAAACCCTTCCTCATGTCTATAAATCTGTCAGTAAAACAAACTGTGTTCCCTGGTTAGTAGTATTCACCAGCTGTAAGTTATAACCTTGTAACCTCCAGCCCGTTAACTGCAGAGTTGCTGGagacatatttatatacagattaTTACATACCACTCACATAATTAGCTTTCATTAATTCTGAGTTCATTAGAAGTTTAGGCCTCGCCTGCAcaccacatactgtacatcagatTACACGTTGTCAAAATTTTCCATCACATAGCAATCATCCAGGGAAAGAAGTATTCATTGTGCACACCCTGGTATGGGACGACCACTTACAGCCCCATCATCAGATCTTTGTGTTTTATGGTCATTTCCATCCTGTGTCATCTATACTGTCAACTGTTTTGTTCTGGGTGGAACTGACCACAGAAAGTCCTTACATAGAGCACTGCATAGATGACATTGCAATCTACTAAGACTGCTAGCCACAGATGAATAAAATAGCTGAGCTTTAGAATATAAACTTTTACTTCAATAGAAAATGAAATTGGTACATTTTTGTAATCAGAAGCATGGCGTTTGGGGGATGGAGAGATAGCACTTGCACCCAGGCCCCTCAGAAAGGgcggaggggagaggaggaggcaaGATTccttctaaggctaaggcccgtgTAGTCAAAAACACTTTTTTCACAATGTTTTTCACAGAATTTCCGCAGTTTTCCTTGCGTagtgtttttgaaattacagaatttccacagcagttttttttaggcaaaattagtcagaatcccatccactttgcagttgatataaaacacagcattttttgcatTTGTGCCATTTCTACAATACTGTTCATGTACTGGTAAGGTCAAGAACTGCTTTTATGGTATGTATGTGTGCAAAAGAGCAATAACTCCACCAATATATCTTCCCTCCCTCCAAAGATGTATTTGATCATTTTGCATTTTTTCCAGAATTACACGGAGAATGACACAGTCAATTACTTATGGATTCCTTTAGGACAAAAGTggattatacaaatattttttcagGCTGCCACATGCTaatctatagaaaacctttgagcTGGGAACAAGCTGTTCCATGTTCTGTGATCTATGGCGCTACTGTCACTATTGAGACATGTCACAGGAATGGTAAATCCCATTAAATGCCTCTATAAAGAGGATAGGAAGATAGGAAGCTGCAGCTCATGTCcctcctccacacacacacacacacacacccttcaACCAGAAGGTCCCCCACTCCATTAAAATAGCAAACAAGGGTGTGAATGATAGTTTATAATGTTAGGAATATACAAGCACCAGAATATCCTGCTATTGAATACTTGGGGTTTGGTGGTTTCAAGCAACTGCAGATAGCGcccccacacacaaacacacacacacacacttcactACTTATTCGCCTATATTAATTTGCATTGTATTGTTTGCTTTTTATCTGCAGTGTCAACACTGCCGCCAGTCAAAAACAACCGAGTCTGTCTAAAACTTGAACACCTGCCATTTCAACCATCCTGCAGATATAATGTAGTAAAATAGCTAGATGCCAAAATGTTTTCTACTTTAAGGATACAGTGATCATAGCTCAGTGCCTGCTTATGTGGACTGGGATCAGTCAGTTCCAGGAGAATAGTGCTCTACTAAATGTGCTGTTAATATCCAGCCAGGTATTGTGATTATGAAAATAAGGGAACCAGTTTATCCGGAATATAATACTGCATTATTAATCCAAATTGTAATTACAGTCCATGATGTCAAATGAATTCATAGTATATAGGGTTCATACAGCGGTGATCTGTtggaaggataggtcatcaatatcagattagtgggggttaCAACTCTCATCACCGccatcaatcagctgtttgaagaggtttcAGCATTCAGAATAGCAATTTGACCTCTTCCCGAAAGCTATTTATTCTGCGCTGTACAAAATGGACTAAACAAACTACAAAATAGGTCAAAACATGCTAAACATGCTAAGTCTCATCAAAATCCTAATGTAGGTTGCAAATTGAGAGGATGTTagtctgaggctaggttcacatctgcgctgggctCTCTGTTGTTGAGGTCTGTCGGGGACCCGCAGCAGGGTAACAATGGTTACACTTGGACAGCgacggaccctattgactataatggggtctgccatgtGTCCTCTGTTTTCTAACTGAAAGTGGAGAAGAGAAAAGACTTTTCCCTCTGACGAGTTTTGGTGGTTTGTGCGGTGGAGACTCCGGCTCAGATGTGAACTTACAGCTTTGACATATAAGTTATAGAAACAGACTCATTCTTTCTTGCACGGGGCAGAATAGAGACAGCATAGCGTTATGACACAATCTGAGTTGTGACACGTGCTTTGTTCTCCAAATATACAATATTTTGCAATGGGAAAGATTTTGGAAACATATGCTCATTGTGTCAGACACCTTAAGCAAACTTAAAGAAACAGAATGTCTAAAGTCAGCGTATATGGAAGTAAATCTGCCTGGAGGTTCTCGAACCTGGAGATACTTGACATACATTAGAGATGGGTATTTAAAGATGAACACTATACATCAGAAACAATGATGCTGCCTGCAGCCTAGTCAATACATGACAAGGATTCCAAGCAAAGCCAGTGACTGGAGCATTCAAGGTCTACGGTATCAGCGGTAATCCACAGGTCATTCATGTCATACAATGGAGCTGGATGTCTCTGTTATTCATTTGAAAAATATGTAGCACAGCTGACATTGAGGTATGACATTGAAACCATGCAGCACTATTGCTTCACTACTCCAGCAAAGCAACAATTCTTAAAGAAATAAATTAAGGAAAATATCCCGGATGTGCATAAACGATAGATTTTTTCCATACCTGTGAAAGCTGTTCCTGCTGAGTTTCTTGCTGTGTATATAACTCTCAGCTTGGTACGGACTGTGCTCCATGCGTCTCAGTGCAGCTCTTATGTGAATCACTTAGGCTACACCCACACCATAGCACCTCCAGAGTTCCAGCCCCTTAAAAGCATCATCACTAGCAAAACTTCCCATTGACTTGGAAAACCCCACACTATGCATGTTCTGCGCCCCTCCTAAATAGTCTCTTAGACATAGATAATGTGTGGCTCTATTGAAGTATTTCCTCTAAATGCGGCTCTGAAAGTGAAACTGCTTCAGCAGATGCTGGATCAGCTCTTGTACTAGGAAATAACAGCAGCAGAGGATAATGGCATGTGCCACCCTTTAGGAAATCACCAACAATCCGGGATGATATCGCCGCAAACCTAACCCTGCAACATGTGACAAACTTAGCCTGATACATGTGTTCATAACGTCAGATAAAAATTTCTGTTATATTTCCTTCTAAGAAAGATGGATGACTTTGGTATTATTACAgcatcccatacctcccaaccgtcccgatttccacgggacattcacgatttgggtgacatgtcccacggtcacggttggagggaggtatgttggagggaggatgcagatctgagttgaacacatatgcgtctacaagccagtagccggcggcagcggcgaagcgaggagctgacctgaatctgggggcagagatggaggggacatgaatctgggggcagagatgggggaacatgaatctgagggcagagatggagggggacatgaatctgggggaagagatggagggacattaatctgggggcagagatggaggggacataaaactgggggcagagatgtggggacatgaatctgggggcagagatggaagggggacatgaaactgtgggcggataaagggtgtatatgaagctgggggagagatagaggggggacatataatttacgggtgactgtaggaggattatactgtgtgcggacacatgaaaaattaacgagtgggcggagtcaacacaaagtgggcggggctaaatttgctgtggcgcgtagcgcgccgcacatttcgtccctctttcggttctttaaaagttgggaggtatggcatccTACTCAGCTAGGTAAACAGgtaatgtcaggatacggagtcgccgcggtctcttTGCTgcacggcgtctccctgggagacatgttaagagttctattgggtgtgcttaggtcattaaccccttagtgaccagcctattttggaccttaatgaccaagccaaattttggaaatttgccctgtgtgactttatcagtgaataattctgtaacagtatagcgcatccaagcgattctgatattgttttttcgtgacatgttgtactttactgagaaggtaaaattagactgatataacttgcgtaaatttatttaaaaactcgcaaatgctgaaaattttgaaaatttttcaatgttttccatttttagctgcgatatctcacatatacacaataatacagggcaaaaaagttagtagttatatacttccaaatgttccttttgtgtttcaagcatatttgaaataattttagcatatttgagtaacttagacaatttacaagtttatcaagtttataagcaaattttggaaattttgagtttgtcattttttcctgtaccaagctatgt from Leptodactylus fuscus isolate aLepFus1 chromosome 7, aLepFus1.hap2, whole genome shotgun sequence carries:
- the LOC142213917 gene encoding tumor necrosis factor alpha-induced protein 2-like, translated to MKKIKSTIAAVAQLATPDNMSGKKISSADKGQKKNGFFKGIFKSLSPNRPRQHHEEPAETNKEITVEDIKEQIEKNQLLDATKNLVDLEHKIAKDLLLEDKAKEIEALYKKLEDAVFQVIKDSITETNGDLLSQAVNAIVEQEKEDAKYGVDSDSTNSSRPKQWKNKWENYIKLSVSERVVILSEVSSNSSTSPSSSSSSSTSSVSQNFLTVGKIIKQDLTHVITHLEKHYPKDFNVCNTYAQYYHRFLVSTMETVTEYQLADEDTYYLLCWVHNFYPNMILKDPVLTGHFDDSYLNNLLPPHIIRQFEANYVVYEIDSVKRYMNKSLDMEVDRWRSEKEPELLGDCHHSELHIDIVQIYNGGIKRAGEIKKEMVEKVSCLLPHEMQAFLKRYMTSLEEFFEKNKTHPFYREIGITNLNCCFHFREFIERKDTKFDLSKQQQMLSIILQCEDLIYTALFQELFLELKAQFRKMSQSNSLCSYQAMQDILKITEKSVSGFKTLCPPCYKDMIARIHKHLVKEYLTRLLKKKVSHKNAVQLQTLASQINENAHLINEFCDAHKSEEEWLKPVILKVAEIIRLQDVSAIQLEVATLVEDYPDIRTKQIEAILYIKGNLSRSETKSILKVVDTSERRISSKPKLFELLKTS